From the genome of Biomphalaria glabrata chromosome 1, xgBioGlab47.1, whole genome shotgun sequence, one region includes:
- the LOC129921905 gene encoding uncharacterized protein LOC129921905: MSICYRRSCKRDPLEDAQKRNLEQFCATASTLRDDSRYSNGNVASQSCTLPKGGKSVCRPCGQPTTPESYSCRPCGQPKAQESYSCKPCGQPKATESYSCRPCSQPKAQESYSCKPTSEPKMQESYGCRPCGQSKRQENYICRPCGQTNITSSENSACLKSNQGKENAFACTKSSATSSCSTGRCCDRSISSSMSNVCVVAPERATACGHQKAQSSIRNSTWARLTTPSPCSRNIPHQEKSQNQNSVAIGTYVHITAIQDKFRPAGQTTVQRIAAVVMYVTSDSMYQVGTRKGVIGRLFSRDELDVRDYHKFTIKDVPDVRINMHEASTMAF, from the coding sequence ATGTCAATCTGTTATAGAAGATCCTGCAAAAGAGATCCTTTAGAAGATGCTCAAAAACGGAATCTGGAGCAGTTCTGTGCTACTGCATCTACTTTACGAGACGATTCGAGATATTCTAATGGTAATGTTGCTAGCCAAAGCTGTACTTTACCTAAAGGAGGAAAATCAGTATGTAGACCTTGTGGTCAGCCTACAACGCCAGAATCCTACAGCTGTAGACCCTGCGGTCAGCCTAAAGCGCAAGAATCGTACAGTTGTAAACCCTGTGGTCAGCCAAAAGCTACAGAGTCCTACAGCTGTCGTCCATGTAGTCAGCCTAAAGCACAAGAATCGTACAGCTGTAAGCCCACAAGTGAACCCAAAATGCAGGAATCATACGGCTGTAGACCATGTGGACAGTCAAAAAGGCAAGAAAACTACATCTGCAGACCTTGTGGTCAAACTAATATTACTTCTTCGGAGAATTCCGCTTGTCTTAAAAGCAATCAAGGAAAAGAAAACGCATTTGCTTGCACCAAAAGCTCGGCGACATCTTCCTGCAGCACTGGCAGATGTTGTGATAGATCAATCTCATCCAGCATGTCTAATGTTTGCGTTGTAGCTCCTGAAAGAGCCACAGCTTGCGGCCACCAAAAAGCCCAAAGTAGCATTCGTAATTCAACCTGGGCCAGACTTACCACACCTTCCCCATGTTCCAGGAATATACCACACCAGGAAAAGTCTCAAAATCAAAACTCGGTGGCGATTGGCACTTATGTTCACATTACGGCCATTCAAGATAAATTCCGACCAGCAGGCCAGACAACAGTGCAGCGCATAGCGGCAGTCGTCATGTATGTCACCAGTGATAGTATGTACCAAGTGGGCACAAGGAAAGGTGTCATTGGACGTTTGTTTTCCAGGGATGAACTGGACGTCCGCGACTATCACAAGTTTACCATCAAAGACGTCCCTGACGTTAGAATCAATATGCATGAAGCAAGTACCATGGCGTTTTGA